The Liolophura sinensis isolate JHLJ2023 chromosome 6, CUHK_Ljap_v2, whole genome shotgun sequence genomic sequence aatttCTATCTAGGTACGCCTACCCATAAGAACCACATGTAAGAATTACCCATAAGGACTTAGAATTACCCATACGTACCAGTCTGAAGACAAAATACTGTCCGAAAGTCGTTACAAATTCACGTTAGAAATGTTCTCCGATGTACTCTCACTAATTTGCCTTACTAAAATCGGTGCACTACTCGGCACCGATATGTGCGTCAATAATAAGAATTTAGCACTTCATATATCTTACTATAGTTCCTAATTTCAGACGCCAGAAATCGCTTTCAACGTCTCTGCGGCCGTCTAGCGGTCCATAGCTTCCGGGGTCTAGGCGGCCCCTGTACCCTCGCCTATTGGGCTGAGATAGTCTGGGCAATCTTAATTTACTTCCACTGCCCTTGTTGCCAGATACTGGAAAGGACAGCTGTCTTGACCAGAGGCTGGTGTGCCAAAGGCAAACGTGACGGATAGAAGATTCGAGATAACTAACAGCAGGCTTTATCGAGCAAACAACGGAGGGTCTGTACTGTGCACGACGTAAGTGATTGTTTCGTTTCACTCCGTACTCAAGTTTATTTGAatttcacgacggcggccagcattatatgatGGAAGAAACCGTACAGaacgggggaagcccacgatcATCTGTAGGCTCCCTGAACAGGGGGCCTACCGTCAGACGAAAGGAATGACCTGGCGTTCTCTTTCAGTTCCTGAAGAATTGCAATTGGACATTTTGCCGGAAACCCATTGCatgttacatgaaaataaattttggccCAGTGAATGGGGTGACAACATACATTTTTCTCATAGCAATTTGAAGTTATTGCTGTACTGTAGATGTTGAAATAAATTTAGTCCAGGAGGTTTCAAAGCCACCTCTTAGGGCGAGCTGGTGCTTCGCACCGTTTACCAGCCTTATCTCAATATAAGTTGAATTGACGGAATCTCCGGATATGATTTTGTCTGCCCCTATTTCGACAACGCTTTGGTGGCCATTCATGCGACAATGGCAACAGAGCCAGATCCCAAGCGTGCGTGTGAAGGGGTGTGGTGGGGTGGGGAGTGGAAGGGAGTGTCAGTCATTCGTAGACccaaatctttttttcttttttttttaataattcacTCCACTCACCCTCGGATCCACAGCCCCTGAACAAAGCTCATATCCATCAGCAGTTTGACAAACCGGAGGCAAAAGAATTCGATCAGAGCAAGTCCAATGAAAGTTTACTATTTTTTCAGAAtacagcccaaataattaccttccaTAAAATATCAGTCTCGTCAATGCACTCACGTTAAAACAGTAATAAAGTTCCAAAAATGAATAATGCTGGTCACATAACGTTCTCAAACTTTAGAATGATTTATACACCATAAATAGTACAGATACGAGagtgatatttactgaaatgcAATCATTTGAGCTAtccttggtaaatacagaacatttgttCCTCTTAGATAAAATCTGCATGAATAGCCGCTTTAAGGATTAACGGGCAAAGCCAGCTATGCTTAGTGACAGCTGGTAAACAAATGGTAGCTATATCATTCACATCTCCAAAACAACTTGTGACAGTGAGACAGTTTCTCATAGTTAGTGACACAAACCATACATCCATCAGTTCTCCAAAAGGGCTTAGAGGCAGAAAATCAGTTTGTGGCATATATTTCATAAGGAAGGAATTTTTTCAGTGGTGACTGCACTTGTTACTTTATTATGTTTTGTGGAGTCAGTAGATTCTCAGTTCTGTAGATTCAAGGATGCCACAGAAAATCAAGAGTGGCCTCTCAGTGTAAGCCTCTGCAGCTTGTTGATAGTGTCATGCAGCTGATCATATTGCTAGCTCttattgactgatttttttttttttttgatttgtattttatgccTAGCATTagggcgggaggaaaccaggaccatctgcaggttactggcagaccttctcatgtatggctggggaggaagccagcatgagctgaacttggactcacagtgaccacattggttagaggctcatGGGCCATTATGCCACCTTGGCATGCTATCCACCTCAGCCCTTATCCATTGactaaaaatttgtttttagataTACagtaataattttactgtactATTGTAGTAACAAAGTCACATGTTAAAATGCATCCATGAATGAACGTATTCTCAGTGGCctgacatttattaattttaaactAAAACCTTAGACCATAATTTCAGCAGCACGCATTAATTATGATTGGCTAAAGTTCCAGTGGCTTCAAATTTATATGACCTGTAATGCACAGCAAAAACATCTTGCCAGCCATCCTGTAAGATATTTGATATGAAACAACTGCATTCCAAAAGTGGAGAATCTGACAGATATAATTGTTTGAACCCTTTAACCAAATATTATATCTGTAAAACCAGGTTAAAAGTTAGTTCAGCAACTTTTATTGACAGTAAATGGATTGTCTCACAACAGCTGTCCAGCTTCACAAACTTcttaaaaacaacacaaagtacagTGAAACCACACGTACATCTTCACGTGTGGTCTGTTTTCAGTCCCACCATATCAAAGTATAAAACACCTCTAGAAGGCACAGCTTACATCCcctagagtgtacatgtattgtcactgTTTCAGTGCGTAATTAAATAGTAAAATGCCATACACCATCTCAAGATTTCCAGAAATACGGGTTTTGCTGCAATCGTCTCTTAAAGTTTTCAAACCACTTTGACAGGCTACTGAGAGGCACGTATGTCTCTGaggggttgggtgtcatgtctgcttgTGTGATACAAAATGAGGAAGCGTAGTTCACAAAGTTCTCCACCATTTTCTGAATGAACTCCTCCATCATGGGTAGTGTGTTTGTAGCTGCTGTTGCTGAGTCGGGAGACTGCTGAGCTAGTTGAGTCAGCGGTTCTACAGATATCCCAATCTGAGCATTGACGTTCTGCACTCCTATCCCACTGTTAAACATGTTACTGACTGCGGCATCACTGCCAGAAGCACCTGAAACAGAATAAGCAATATCTTGATCACTGTTATGCCTTCCTTAAAGGACTTCTATATATAACTGAAGAATATCTCAGGCACAGTATCACCCTTactttcatggaatttttcaccaactaatccCTCTGGTGTTGCAAATTGGTGAAAAACCTAATGAAATTTAAAGAGATTAACAGTAAATCACATACAGCTTCACACTGTTTTTCATCAAGTAACCACCCTTTAGTGCCTTGTGATATGCGCTTCTTTTGAATTTGTAAACCACAACAAAATGGCCAATTGTATGCACCAAATGGTTCAATTCATACTACCCTGTCTCTTAACAGTTTTTTAATGGCAACATTACACACAGATTACaacttataaatatatattatcaaTTATATCATTCACCACAACTGTTAAGTCACAACATTATACATAACAAGGTAAAAGCTGAGTACTGGATATattgaatattattattaaatgtcTGTATGATGTTCTTTATAGATGTTgattatattttgatgtatgctgtCAGGTAAGACCATATCAATATACATTATTTGGCTTTATCAGTTTGACctcattttctgtaaaattttcaagaCACTGTCAAAGAAAATGATTCAATCAATAAAGAGATACATCTAGACGGGTTTTGAAAGTATCTCACCTGATTTTAActttgatattttaaaaatagcacTTGGCTTTGTATTGGTGATATGTCCAAGGAGCTGCCAGGTTTGACTAGAGTCCTTTGAATTTGGCCAGGAGAAgtaaactgaaaaagaaataaagaaacaaacattataACAACAAAATTTAGATgtttatctcattggtgtttaatgtctttcttttaaaataggtggaggaaactagaaaAGCCCACAGAAATCAACTGACCAGAGATTCAAGCAAGCATATGATAACATTAAACTACACTATActcatcaaagaaaaaatacatgttcatgtacaatgaTCAATACAtgcttttgttttaattcaatTACCACGATAAACCCGCTGCAAAAAAGCATCACACAAAGCTGTACTCAATAAAAACCTGCTCTCCTGTTTGACGGAACAGTGACACTTTCCTACCATGtgttttcataaaacaaaattttctaaggccatcattaaaaatatgtttgtttggtgttCAAGAATGGCTTTTcacttgaaatttttttcagggATTCTGACAGAAACTGTGTTTTCTCTCAATGTTAGCTTCATTAAAGTATCTTTTTAAATCAGCCAGTTCTGTTTTGTCCATGAAAGAATTTTCAAGCTTGGCCTGATTCAGTACGTTGATTCTGggtttaaatatgtacatgtacgcactATATAGCTGAAGAACATACCTGCCCCACCCAGTCCATCTGGAAATGGGGTCTGACCTGTCATAAACACGACAATGTGGTTTATGCTATCCGCATCTGGTATGGTAAAGAGGAACTGGGTCTCCCCTACCTGCTGGAATTCTGTCTGCACCTGAAAACAATTACAGATATACCACACAAGAATCATAATATATTAAGTGTGCCACATTAACAATATGGCAATAATAATatgcaagtatatatacatattcaggCTTTTGTCTAAAGACTATAAACCGCATAGTGTATGCTTACAGTATAGTCTTATCTTTTCAAATGTCTTCTagtaagaaatttatttatttcatttaagtttgtagatatatgtaaatacttCCATTTCTGAATGTACTTGTTTCAATTCAGAGTTCTTAACTATGACGATAATTATGTTTGTGGGTGGACATGGTGGAGGAAACGTAGATGCACCCAGGGAAAACTACACCCGTCTATATAATGAAGGCCCGGGTGACACCTCATAAATCTCCAGGCTTTAACCTGGGATATACTgtatcagaattttaaaaattatagtACAGGCACTGCGTCCATTTAGATCAGCAGACTATACCACTCGTCCAATTAAGTAACTCCATTTGTCCCTCTTTCACCATGCAGGTTGTTTACAAAGAACACAGCCCAATTCAAATACAACTACAAGTGTTCTTACTAGACTAATTTATGAAACAGAAAGAATTGCTTCTGCTTTGTGGTTTGTAATGACTTGTTCTTGCGAAATCACTTACTAATCGTCCAGAAACAATCACCCCGAACATGACATGAGCTTGTAACCCAGACTACTCTCGCTATTTCGCTgaaaatctgatcaaaacacTTTTGTTCCAGAAATTTCTGCTAAACTGGGGGAATCCCTGTAAGTGTCTGGGAATTCCTTGCCGTAAAGTGGGGCTTAACGACATGTCGTAAAagcttgagaaaaaaaaaagaaaaccgaACAGGGCAGCACGAAATCtgtttgtacttgtatgtattttaGCCTTAAAATTGTGTTGTTGATGGTGCAAAAGTTATAAGAATAATGTACCATACTGTGATGTATAAATGATGTACCGGCATAGAAGGCAGAACTTAGATAACCTGTAGGGAAAGATCTCTGTTGTCAGCGTGTGTTATTGACTGACTTATGCTTAATTAAAACAGTTCAAATTCAGTTTTCAAAGCGGTCGTGTATAATAGCGGAAAAGTGAGACTAGTCACACTTGGTCTACATCACCTGTAGACTGAGTGTATGTTGAACTACAACTATATCGAAATCAGCTAAGCAGTAGAGAGCTGTTCTTTCACTTTTTTCCCCTTACCCAATGTGCCTATCTGACAAGCCTGAATAACTCTGACATCAAATTATTGTAGCAAAGTTATCGTCAAGGATAGCGGGATAATGTTCGAATGTTGAATAAGCTGATTATGGATTGATTGCATAAATATCGAATGTAATCTAGAGTTCAGGAGAGTCATAtattataaaacaaacataGCGCCATCTTACTTAGAAAACTTTGGCTGgcttgtaagtgggaaggtttatCAGCAACcagtagatggtcgtgggtttccaccagtctcttgtctggtttcctcccaacataatgctggctgccttcatataagtgaaatattcttgagtgggtGTAAAGCAACTATCGAAGAAATAAATAGAGTACTTTGTTATGGGACTCAGATGGGATAAGGCAGGCTTTTACTGTCTAAAAGGTGAGAATTTACTGTGACTCCTcttatttataataatatgatttATTCCTTCATTTTTCTTCTAGGAACAGAAGGCCTGTGACAGACTAGTGCTGTTTCCAGTACTAGCCATGACCACCTTTGAACTGGACCCGTTATTTGTTAAAGCATTAAAACTGCTTCACTCAAAGAGTAAAGACTCAGCTGATCAGCTGAAACAGTTACTAGATGATGTAATAGCCCAGAGGAAAGGGCAGACTTCTAAGGTTTGTGAGAAAAATGTTATATAACTTCTTTCAGATATAATTTTTGTTAAagttttgtgtaattttaaTGCGGCAGTTTCACTTACTTCATGTAGTGTTGggttaaatttataaatttcaagtctgtttttatatttgataaatattgacaaatatatcacactgttTGATGTTCCTTAAATGTGTTCAGTTATTTACGATAATGTATTCTGAGATATATTTGATTGTACCATTTTCtttgattcatgtttattaGATTTGTGGCTAGTGAGTTTcatgttaatatttaattatgattttacagaaagatGGCAAAGATGGTGATAAGCCCAATTCATCGTCTTCTCGCCACAGCAACAAAATagaggaagaaaagaaaagggAAGCAGAGAAAAGAACCTTTGAAAAAGTTCGTACAATGTACAACAAGTACATCAAGCTGTTCTGTTTAAGTCAgcttatgtatttgattgttgtttcttCTGAATTTTAAATGTAGTATGTGAAAATGTCATGCTGGCATCACAAACTAATGCATACtccttttcatacatgtatgtctactgTAGCTTTCTCCTGGTAAATTCTTGATTTcttgtatttatcattgttgtcAAATTGATAAGTTTATTGTCAGATATAATCAGTTCGCTTAGGAGTG encodes the following:
- the LOC135468599 gene encoding protein OPI10 homolog, coding for MFGVIVSGRLVQTEFQQVGETQFLFTIPDADSINHIVVFMTGQTPFPDGLGGAVYFSWPNSKDSSQTWQLLGHITNTKPSAIFKISKLKSGASGSDAAVSNMFNSGIGVQNVNAQIGISVEPLTQLAQQSPDSATAATNTLPMMEEFIQKMVENFVNYASSFCITQADMTPNPSETYVPLSSLSKWFENFKRRLQQNPYFWKS